The following proteins are co-located in the Echinicola sp. 20G genome:
- a CDS encoding SLATT domain-containing protein, producing the protein MKASDRNWGIAGFNNAIIIDYLNKIIEYSDEQLIFYTKGKSRRRYFSNAFILLAVLGFSFSLILPILKGPSDEICIFNQIVNYYSIGYLSLALASVALLLDRLFGHSMAWMRFTSVKMQLDKIIAEFNGKWIQLLQSIDVQNPTLEQKNELMTILLAFDTTIRETIITETESWKTLFSEQLQSFNSKVNEELNLSREQLKTNKEEIKKNIKQKNDEENKKNQRGALLIEFEKEQKAKVTISLKGASLTKTLALDESNYSCSFDNLKLGRYLLTMTTLDTDKTKTIEKFVSIKEDEIVEIKHDFRNKKEN; encoded by the coding sequence ATGAAAGCTTCAGATAGAAATTGGGGCATTGCCGGTTTTAACAATGCAATCATCATCGATTATTTGAATAAGATAATAGAATATTCAGATGAGCAATTAATATTTTATACCAAGGGCAAATCAAGAAGGAGATATTTTTCAAATGCCTTCATTTTGTTGGCCGTTCTGGGTTTTTCATTTAGTCTAATCTTACCCATTCTGAAAGGCCCTTCAGATGAGATTTGCATTTTTAATCAAATTGTAAATTATTATTCAATAGGTTATTTATCCTTGGCATTAGCAAGTGTAGCCTTACTACTTGATAGATTATTTGGACACTCTATGGCATGGATGAGGTTCACTTCGGTAAAGATGCAATTGGATAAGATAATTGCTGAGTTCAACGGCAAATGGATACAGCTTTTACAGAGTATTGATGTCCAAAACCCAACATTGGAACAGAAAAATGAATTAATGACCATATTGCTTGCCTTTGATACAACTATAAGGGAAACAATCATTACTGAAACAGAATCATGGAAAACCCTATTTTCTGAACAATTACAATCATTTAACAGTAAAGTAAATGAAGAATTAAATTTATCAAGAGAGCAACTAAAAACCAATAAGGAAGAAATAAAGAAAAACATCAAACAAAAAAATGATGAAGAAAACAAGAAAAACCAACGAGGTGCCCTTCTCATTGAATTTGAAAAAGAACAAAAAGCAAAAGTCACAATATCTCTTAAAGGAGCAAGTTTGACCAAGACTTTAGCTTTAGACGAATCCAATTACTCTTGTTCATTTGATAACCTAAAATTGGGAAGATACCTATTGACGATGACAACTCTGGATACAGACAAAACTAAGACAATCGAGAAATTTGTTTCTATCAAAGAAGATGAAATCGTTGAAATTAAACATGATTTCAGAAACAAAAAGGAAAACTAA
- a CDS encoding glycerophosphodiester phosphodiesterase family protein, translating to MKTIKVIHGVLLCLFINLFGAYGQSSEDGERNFLRFATAQELHEFFTYTGRNSPLISGHRGGKESGYPENSIEAFANTLKHTPVFFEIDPRLTKDSIIVLMHDASLERTTNGHGKLRDISWKEAQQLCLKDVNGILTDLKIPSLEEVILWSKGKTIVNLDHKDVPMEMTVALVKRLNAFDHVMITVHDPSEASYYLKQHPDFMFSAFIRNQAEFNSYEEAGIPWSQIMAYVGPMSKPENQALYDQLHAKGVLVMISAAPSYDKMDNKEEQFDSYIKVFEEGADVLESDYPIEVAKALKSFIIL from the coding sequence ATGAAAACGATAAAAGTAATCCATGGAGTTCTTCTTTGTCTCTTTATAAACCTATTTGGTGCTTATGGTCAATCAAGTGAAGATGGTGAACGTAACTTTTTAAGGTTTGCTACGGCCCAAGAGCTTCATGAATTTTTCACCTATACGGGAAGGAATAGTCCGTTAATCAGTGGGCATAGGGGAGGAAAGGAGAGTGGTTATCCTGAAAACAGCATAGAGGCCTTTGCCAATACTTTGAAACATACCCCAGTTTTTTTTGAAATTGACCCCAGGTTAACCAAGGATAGCATTATTGTGCTGATGCATGATGCCAGTCTGGAACGGACCACCAATGGACATGGGAAATTAAGGGACATTTCATGGAAAGAGGCCCAACAGTTATGTTTGAAGGATGTTAATGGCATTCTGACTGATCTTAAGATCCCTTCACTCGAAGAAGTAATTTTATGGAGCAAGGGAAAGACCATAGTCAACCTTGATCATAAAGATGTTCCCATGGAGATGACTGTAGCTTTGGTCAAAAGACTCAATGCATTTGATCATGTGATGATCACGGTCCATGATCCAAGTGAAGCAAGTTATTATTTGAAGCAACACCCTGATTTTATGTTTTCGGCCTTTATCCGCAACCAAGCCGAATTCAATTCTTATGAGGAGGCAGGTATCCCTTGGAGCCAGATTATGGCGTATGTCGGCCCCATGAGCAAGCCAGAAAATCAAGCCCTTTATGATCAGCTGCACGCCAAAGGTGTGCTGGTCATGATCTCTGCTGCTCCCAGCTATGATAAAATGGATAACAAAGAGGAGCAATTTGATTCCTATATTAAGGTATTTGAAGAGGGAGCTGATGTTTTGGAATCGGATTACCCCATTGAGGTGGCCAAAGCGTTAAAAAGTTTTATTATTCTATGA
- a CDS encoding metallophosphoesterase — protein sequence MENNLMVRDIVRIVTFKIIAMLFLILVFGEVKAQKDTVSILHITDLHVIFNPEAYIEEMMVYRQKKDYHLGEGRLREFLSTVPATTKSDMVVATGDLIDFFESEVGDGSILDIQTRQFSKLLDEYDVPIHLTMGNHETFTFEWDDSLEYKLLHHQYHTGKARALWIRNLEDFKNGTYYSKKLEVGKTQYKLIFLDDSFYEFKDDDDTDVPYISKPQEYWLENELNASQDDVEIIFMHIPFGAKVSEKNAFYKVLQKHPSCKLVVAGHHHKDIIRSYPNDKDGFVQVQTAALVNSVENWRLIKLTDDRILVTETGNRSASEVVISLD from the coding sequence ATGGAAAATAATTTAATGGTAAGAGATATTGTTAGAATAGTAACCTTCAAGATAATTGCCATGCTTTTTTTGATACTGGTATTTGGAGAAGTCAAGGCACAGAAGGATACTGTGTCGATTCTCCATATAACTGATCTGCATGTTATATTTAATCCAGAGGCCTATATTGAGGAAATGATGGTTTACCGCCAAAAGAAAGATTATCACTTGGGTGAGGGCAGGTTGAGGGAATTCCTTTCAACAGTACCGGCCACAACCAAAAGTGATATGGTAGTGGCCACGGGAGATCTGATTGATTTCTTTGAATCTGAAGTAGGGGATGGCTCCATCCTGGATATCCAGACAAGGCAGTTTTCAAAATTGCTGGATGAATATGATGTGCCTATCCACCTGACCATGGGCAACCATGAAACCTTTACCTTTGAGTGGGACGATTCATTGGAGTATAAGCTGTTGCACCATCAGTACCATACTGGAAAGGCCCGTGCCCTGTGGATCAGAAATCTTGAGGATTTTAAAAATGGGACCTACTATAGCAAAAAGCTCGAGGTCGGGAAGACCCAATATAAACTGATCTTTCTGGATGATAGCTTTTATGAATTCAAAGACGACGACGATACTGATGTTCCCTATATTAGCAAACCACAGGAATATTGGTTGGAAAATGAGTTGAACGCTTCCCAGGATGATGTTGAAATCATATTTATGCATATTCCATTTGGCGCCAAGGTGAGCGAAAAAAATGCCTTTTACAAGGTCCTCCAGAAACACCCTTCTTGTAAACTGGTAGTTGCAGGCCATCACCATAAGGATATTATCAGAAGCTATCCAAACGATAAGGATGGCTTCGTTCAGGTGCAGACAGCAGCACTGGTAAATAGTGTGGAAAATTGGCGATTGATCAAGCTTACCGATGACCGGATATTGGTTACAGAAACGGGTAATAGATCGGCCAGTGAGGTGGTCATTTCTCTTGATTAG
- a CDS encoding WG repeat-containing protein yields the protein MSILFLSLFPLFLMAQPTLKGNMESSFREYMPFDGSYITLKNNSSILLYDMENPSRPHKINWEPQLFNTIPFQIQSGHCLETSGDNYLIKDIANNNTVLKVRVLWEWSKNGGIAQLNYEGERDLSYLYFDFRGEPIDTLTKTDYFRFFPNADKGLFGWFSILGRNSGMLPFSEGLATIKSPKSIFGYMDKSMAMKIAPQFLSAGSFYEGLASVQNKEHKWGFIDKEGKTVIPFNYHAQPTRFSCGMARVTDNKGKQGYINPSNELVIPADYTYATPFYKDHALVREEINSPILLINKKGKIVEKYDSKYYYLDEYNFEIPLHYETEKFSPTLRQLIDTGKAIFRKEGRYGLIAIHGDIILDFSYGALKDYKNGLMLARTTTFENGKTVVRDGLIDESGEFLFLFQEGDGF from the coding sequence ATGTCCATCTTATTTTTAAGCCTATTTCCCCTGTTCCTTATGGCCCAGCCAACATTGAAAGGAAATATGGAAAGTTCATTTAGGGAATACATGCCTTTTGATGGTTCCTACATTACGCTCAAAAACAACAGTTCCATTCTGTTGTATGATATGGAAAACCCTTCCCGTCCCCATAAGATAAATTGGGAACCACAATTGTTCAACACGATACCCTTTCAGATCCAAAGCGGACATTGCCTGGAAACCTCAGGGGATAATTATTTGATCAAGGATATTGCGAACAATAATACCGTATTGAAAGTAAGGGTTTTATGGGAATGGAGTAAAAATGGAGGAATTGCCCAATTGAACTATGAGGGAGAAAGAGACTTATCCTATCTATATTTTGACTTTCGTGGCGAACCAATCGACACCTTAACCAAAACAGACTATTTCCGATTTTTTCCCAATGCAGACAAGGGCTTGTTTGGATGGTTTAGTATACTTGGCAGGAATTCTGGAATGCTTCCCTTTTCTGAGGGACTTGCAACCATCAAAAGTCCAAAATCAATCTTTGGCTACATGGACAAATCCATGGCGATGAAGATCGCTCCCCAATTCCTGAGTGCAGGGAGTTTTTATGAAGGGCTGGCTTCTGTTCAAAACAAAGAGCATAAATGGGGATTTATTGATAAAGAAGGTAAAACAGTCATACCATTTAACTACCATGCCCAACCCACCCGCTTTTCATGTGGCATGGCACGGGTTACGGACAACAAAGGCAAACAGGGCTACATCAACCCATCAAATGAACTGGTGATCCCAGCGGATTATACCTATGCCACCCCCTTTTACAAAGACCATGCACTAGTAAGAGAAGAGATCAACAGTCCCATTCTTTTGATCAATAAAAAGGGTAAGATTGTGGAAAAGTATGATTCCAAGTATTATTATTTGGACGAATATAATTTCGAGATTCCCCTTCACTATGAAACCGAAAAGTTTTCTCCAACGCTCAGGCAATTAATAGATACCGGTAAGGCCATTTTCAGAAAAGAAGGACGTTATGGCCTGATAGCTATTCATGGGGACATTATTCTTGATTTCAGTTACGGAGCACTGAAGGACTATAAAAACGGATTAATGTTGGCCAGAACAACAACTTTTGAAAACGGAAAAACAGTGGTCAGGGACGGGCTGATTGATGAGAGTGGAGAGTTTCTGTTTTTGTTTCAGGAGGGAGATGGATTTTAA
- a CDS encoding RagB/SusD family nutrient uptake outer membrane protein: MKRNITYILLLTLAMLSACDLDRLPMNGPTTGTFPATEEEATMGLLAAYKGLTLLDAANTPFLHVMDNISDIGYARPSNNYTSPITSSLTTDNALATKPWEYHYKTIARCHTVLDNLENIRNSISEEKFNQLDAELRVIRAYCYSKLIELYGDVPLVLNALGLDDANLPRTSKAEIQQWIIDEMSDVADHLPVAQPAYGNVRVGSVAAYMLKARVALYAKQFDMAAAASKKAIELANGVYALTQFDGSSQFANQDHLSGEPECSNIFGYDGYRNSSEWIWVFEYNQNISGNTHNQGYYFGSRLGKGCSYWGPTQNLIDSFQCIDGLPIDESPLYNANEPFRNRDPRLDMYCARPHARLMGFQFETNTTFDQVNNYWPLINGESNAPVVVSNTDSKNAYRTFSGYLWRKHTDNADYLTNSSRGVSDLNLGVFRFAELLLIYAEAKIESNDIDATVYEAIDQVRRRADMPELDKNLSQSQLRSILRYERKIELCNDGLRWYDIRRWGIADQVMNGVIYLNRNGNAWSSNVVVDIDENHTPVYDQAEAINYFTTQEVVYQINKDEVWPVPQQEIDINPNLTQNPGY, translated from the coding sequence ATGAAACGAAATATAACTTATATCCTGTTACTGACTTTGGCCATGCTTAGTGCCTGCGACCTGGATAGATTGCCCATGAACGGGCCAACAACCGGGACATTTCCTGCTACTGAGGAAGAAGCTACAATGGGCCTTTTGGCCGCTTACAAAGGCCTTACTCTATTGGATGCCGCCAATACCCCTTTTTTACATGTGATGGACAATATTAGCGACATAGGATATGCCCGTCCCAGTAATAACTATACTTCTCCCATTACCAGCTCATTGACCACGGACAATGCCCTGGCAACCAAGCCCTGGGAGTACCATTACAAGACCATTGCCAGGTGCCATACGGTATTGGATAACCTGGAGAATATCCGGAACTCCATATCCGAGGAAAAATTCAATCAACTAGATGCCGAGCTGCGGGTAATTAGAGCATATTGTTATTCTAAATTAATAGAACTCTATGGAGATGTCCCATTGGTTTTGAACGCCTTGGGCTTGGATGATGCCAACCTTCCAAGGACTTCAAAAGCTGAGATCCAACAATGGATCATCGATGAAATGAGCGATGTGGCTGATCATCTTCCCGTTGCACAACCTGCATATGGAAATGTCAGGGTAGGCAGTGTGGCGGCTTATATGTTGAAAGCCAGGGTGGCATTGTATGCGAAACAATTTGATATGGCAGCAGCGGCTTCGAAGAAAGCAATTGAACTGGCCAATGGGGTATATGCTTTGACACAATTTGATGGCTCCAGCCAGTTTGCCAACCAGGACCATTTGTCCGGAGAGCCTGAATGCTCCAATATATTTGGCTATGATGGATATCGTAATAGTAGTGAATGGATTTGGGTGTTTGAGTACAACCAGAATATTTCAGGGAACACCCATAACCAAGGGTACTATTTTGGGTCCCGGTTGGGAAAAGGATGTAGCTATTGGGGGCCAACCCAAAACCTTATCGATTCCTTCCAGTGTATCGATGGACTGCCAATAGATGAATCGCCCCTTTACAATGCCAATGAACCTTTCCGGAACAGAGATCCCAGATTGGACATGTATTGTGCCAGGCCACATGCCAGATTGATGGGCTTTCAGTTTGAAACCAATACGACCTTCGACCAGGTCAATAATTACTGGCCATTGATCAACGGGGAATCCAATGCTCCCGTGGTGGTTTCCAATACGGATTCAAAAAATGCTTACCGGACTTTCAGCGGCTACCTGTGGAGGAAACATACCGATAATGCCGATTACCTGACCAACTCATCAAGAGGTGTCTCTGACCTCAACCTAGGGGTGTTCAGATTTGCGGAATTGCTTTTGATATATGCCGAAGCCAAGATTGAATCCAATGATATAGATGCCACAGTCTACGAAGCCATTGACCAGGTCAGGCGTAGGGCGGATATGCCAGAATTGGACAAAAACCTTTCCCAATCCCAGTTGCGATCCATCTTGAGGTATGAACGTAAAATTGAACTCTGCAATGATGGATTGAGATGGTATGATATCAGGAGATGGGGGATTGCCGACCAGGTAATGAACGGGGTAATTTATTTGAACAGGAACGGAAATGCTTGGAGCAGTAATGTGGTGGTGGATATTGATGAGAACCATACACCTGTTTATGATCAGGCAGAAGCCATCAATTACTTTACCACCCAGGAAGTGGTTTATCAAATTAACAAAGATGAGGTATGGCCTGTTCCGCAACAGGAAATAGATATTAACCCCAACCTTACACAAAACCCTGGATACTAA
- a CDS encoding FecR family protein, with protein sequence MRNNIYIQEKLLAFIQKKTDVKDNELIQQWLEESEENVNLFLKLKKLYEEEDHPDYLPKNEIEDQWLKLEEGIEKKGVRSNRYKWLMGAAASVLILVAFSVFWRYGLPPEGPQKESMYQTNTGERKSVMLADGTLVWLNAGSKLVVSNDFGQEDRKVTLEGEAWFDVKKNAKKSFVVKAGDIKVKVYGTQFNINAYEWNPTISTSLEEGSISYSDGMSGELFIAPGEQVIFHKVERSTTLKRFNTMDHIAWKSNKLVLKGVPLSLAVRKIENFYGIQLHADSQLADGDLITMTIENDSPQEIVDLLNTITTNQFTMKNYSP encoded by the coding sequence ATGAGAAACAATATCTACATACAGGAGAAGCTATTGGCATTTATCCAAAAAAAGACGGATGTAAAGGATAATGAGCTTATCCAGCAATGGCTGGAGGAAAGTGAGGAAAATGTCAATCTATTTCTGAAATTAAAAAAACTCTATGAGGAAGAAGATCACCCTGATTACCTTCCCAAAAATGAGATTGAAGACCAGTGGCTTAAACTGGAAGAAGGGATAGAGAAAAAAGGTGTCCGTTCCAACCGGTACAAATGGTTAATGGGTGCTGCTGCTTCCGTATTGATATTAGTGGCATTTTCTGTTTTTTGGCGCTACGGTCTTCCACCAGAAGGGCCACAAAAGGAATCTATGTACCAGACGAATACCGGCGAAAGGAAATCCGTAATGTTGGCAGATGGGACATTGGTTTGGCTAAATGCGGGAAGCAAATTGGTCGTTTCCAATGATTTCGGCCAAGAGGACAGAAAAGTCACCCTTGAAGGCGAGGCCTGGTTTGACGTGAAAAAGAATGCCAAGAAATCCTTTGTTGTTAAAGCAGGGGACATAAAAGTAAAGGTTTATGGAACGCAGTTCAACATAAATGCCTATGAATGGAACCCCACGATAAGCACCAGCCTGGAAGAGGGAAGCATCAGTTATTCTGATGGAATGTCAGGTGAATTGTTTATCGCGCCAGGGGAACAGGTGATATTCCATAAAGTGGAAAGAAGTACCACCTTAAAGCGTTTCAATACCATGGACCACATTGCATGGAAAAGCAATAAGTTGGTTCTCAAAGGTGTGCCTCTATCCTTGGCTGTAAGGAAAATAGAGAATTTTTATGGCATCCAGCTTCATGCAGATAGCCAACTGGCTGATGGGGACCTGATTACCATGACCATCGAAAATGACAGCCCACAAGAAATAGTAGATCTACTCAATACCATAACCACAAACCAATTTACCATGAAGAACTATTCTCCCTAA
- a CDS encoding TonB-dependent receptor encodes MKNNSILQNTTYKELSCPFYCKAGSLFLIVSFLLVYPAWAQKIQLKAGTRPLLEVIQEVDGQTNMDFVYNASQIGLQQNVSIKVSGLPLENTLDSVFSGTGISHKIQNNHIVLVKTVAKDELVHGKVTDAETGEALVGVTVRLKGTSIGTATDIEGNFTLKAPSGAVMLFTYIGYQAQEHPIGSQHEFSISLAMETTGMNEFVVVGYGRQLKEQLTGSISKIEDKQLEKRPVVSTSAALQGLAPGVTVTQQTGAPGADGGQIRIRGINSFGGSDSSPLILIDGVAGNLNMIDVNQIESISVLKDAASAAIYGSRAANGVVLVTTKRASADKFALNYKTYVGKSEATFIPKVTDGLTFMEVFNEANNNDYGYPLYSEEEINDFRSKYAENPDNYDWQQAILNGSGLTQNHFLSLMANSDKIYVMPSISYTDQQGIIENTGFKRIIVRNNMDIKPSDMLAIKFDMSFNNSDRKQIAHEGDVWNYLGRMPTNIPIKRAGQWSEGWVNVNPVAQIAEGGNDRTNNIELIGNLTVDVKPLEWLTLTGKMAPRYRTRNTHEFSKSIMTYNDDGSESGAAYTFTSLTETAYRYYFENYQFLTHAEKYWDNHHFKLLLGTSKESYDQKYLMGYRRDYTYDTYEVLAAGADDATKDNNGTHAQWVLVSGFGRLNYDFKDRYLFEANFRYDGSSRFSPENRWAAFPSFSAGWLLSEEPFMAGTRHIIDQIKIRGSWGQLGNQNIGSSYYPYMETLAVGSISMAEQIHQLVTLNTMSNPDLRWEETTVTDIGMDISLFEDHFSLTADWYKKVTDGILLTLYTSQLTGLNAPYQNAAVVENKGWELGANYDNQWGDFDLNLGFNLSDVKNRITDMRGQTSGTLLRQEEGFAINSIYGYVADGLYQSQEEIDAGPTQFGTLQPGDIRYRDIAGDFDENNNPIPDGKINDDDKVMIGNTIPRYTYAMNLNLGWKGFKLYALFQGVGKVDGYLNSHYVIPAVNSSAVKTWQLDYWTADNTDAAFPRLSTTSTNNTQNSTYWMKSASYLRLKNLQVGYELPKKWLEKLKVDNVYLYANGQNLFTKTDFWQGYDPEVNYNANASAGVSLGSGAYYPQVKMYSLGLDIKF; translated from the coding sequence ATGAAGAATAATAGTATTTTACAAAATACTACTTATAAGGAATTGTCATGCCCTTTCTATTGTAAAGCCGGCTCGCTTTTCCTTATCGTATCATTTCTTTTGGTCTATCCCGCATGGGCACAAAAGATCCAACTAAAAGCAGGTACACGGCCGCTTTTGGAAGTCATCCAGGAAGTTGATGGGCAGACCAATATGGATTTTGTCTACAATGCCTCGCAAATTGGCCTTCAGCAAAATGTTAGTATCAAGGTAAGTGGACTGCCTTTGGAGAATACCTTGGACAGTGTGTTTTCCGGTACCGGTATTTCCCATAAAATCCAAAACAACCATATCGTTTTGGTCAAAACCGTAGCAAAAGATGAACTTGTCCATGGAAAAGTTACCGATGCCGAAACGGGCGAAGCCCTGGTAGGTGTTACGGTACGTCTAAAAGGTACGTCAATTGGTACGGCCACCGATATTGAGGGAAACTTTACACTAAAGGCCCCATCTGGAGCAGTGATGTTGTTTACCTATATCGGTTATCAAGCTCAGGAACACCCCATAGGCAGTCAGCACGAGTTTTCAATCAGCTTGGCCATGGAAACCACTGGAATGAATGAGTTTGTGGTAGTGGGATATGGTCGTCAACTAAAAGAACAGCTTACCGGATCCATATCTAAAATTGAGGACAAGCAGCTTGAAAAGAGGCCCGTGGTATCCACTTCTGCAGCCCTTCAGGGACTGGCCCCTGGGGTTACCGTGACCCAACAAACTGGGGCTCCCGGTGCGGATGGTGGACAGATAAGGATCAGAGGCATCAATTCATTTGGTGGTTCGGACAGCTCTCCACTTATTTTGATTGACGGGGTGGCGGGGAATTTAAATATGATTGATGTCAACCAGATTGAATCCATATCCGTGCTCAAGGATGCGGCTTCAGCAGCCATATATGGTTCAAGGGCTGCCAACGGTGTTGTACTGGTAACTACCAAAAGGGCTTCTGCTGATAAATTTGCCCTTAATTACAAGACCTATGTGGGGAAAAGTGAGGCTACCTTTATCCCGAAAGTGACCGATGGACTGACATTTATGGAGGTTTTTAACGAAGCCAACAACAATGATTATGGATATCCACTCTATAGTGAAGAGGAAATAAATGACTTTCGGTCAAAATACGCAGAGAATCCTGATAATTATGACTGGCAGCAAGCGATTTTAAATGGTTCAGGATTGACGCAGAACCACTTTTTGTCCTTGATGGCGAATTCCGATAAGATTTACGTCATGCCTTCCATTAGCTATACCGACCAACAGGGTATTATAGAAAACACGGGGTTCAAAAGGATCATTGTAAGAAACAATATGGACATCAAGCCCAGTGATATGCTGGCCATTAAATTTGACATGTCCTTCAACAATAGTGATAGGAAGCAAATCGCCCATGAAGGGGACGTTTGGAATTATTTGGGACGTATGCCCACCAATATCCCCATCAAAAGGGCCGGGCAATGGTCGGAGGGCTGGGTAAACGTTAACCCGGTAGCCCAAATAGCAGAAGGGGGCAATGATAGAACCAATAACATTGAATTGATCGGTAACCTTACTGTGGATGTTAAACCTTTGGAATGGTTGACCCTGACCGGAAAAATGGCTCCCCGGTACCGTACCAGAAATACACATGAATTTTCCAAAAGCATCATGACCTATAATGATGATGGTTCGGAGTCCGGGGCAGCATATACTTTTACAAGCCTTACTGAAACCGCTTACCGGTATTATTTTGAAAACTACCAATTTTTGACCCACGCGGAGAAGTATTGGGATAATCACCATTTCAAGCTGTTATTGGGTACTTCCAAGGAATCCTATGACCAAAAGTATTTGATGGGATACAGGAGGGATTATACCTATGATACTTATGAAGTGCTTGCCGCAGGAGCAGATGATGCCACAAAGGACAATAATGGCACCCATGCACAATGGGTATTGGTATCTGGCTTTGGAAGGCTGAACTATGATTTCAAGGACCGTTACCTCTTTGAGGCCAATTTTAGATATGATGGTTCTTCCAGGTTCAGCCCTGAGAACCGATGGGCCGCTTTCCCATCCTTCTCTGCTGGATGGTTGCTGTCTGAAGAGCCCTTTATGGCCGGGACAAGGCACATTATCGACCAAATAAAAATTAGAGGTTCATGGGGCCAACTTGGAAATCAGAATATTGGCAGCTCCTACTATCCTTACATGGAAACGTTGGCCGTAGGAAGCATATCCATGGCAGAACAAATCCACCAGTTGGTAACCTTGAATACCATGTCCAATCCTGACTTACGTTGGGAAGAGACCACGGTAACCGATATAGGTATGGATATCAGCCTGTTTGAAGACCATTTCTCCCTGACGGCAGATTGGTATAAAAAAGTTACGGACGGCATTTTATTGACCTTGTATACCTCCCAGTTGACAGGCCTCAATGCCCCTTATCAAAATGCAGCAGTTGTGGAAAATAAGGGATGGGAATTGGGTGCCAATTATGACAATCAATGGGGTGATTTTGATCTGAACCTTGGATTTAACCTTTCTGATGTCAAAAACAGGATCACGGACATGCGGGGCCAAACTTCGGGAACCCTGCTGCGACAGGAAGAAGGATTTGCCATTAATTCCATCTATGGTTATGTAGCTGATGGTTTATACCAGTCCCAAGAGGAGATAGATGCCGGGCCAACCCAATTTGGAACCTTACAGCCCGGTGATATCAGGTATAGGGATATTGCAGGCGATTTTGACGAGAACAACAACCCTATTCCCGATGGTAAAATCAATGATGATGACAAAGTAATGATCGGGAATACCATCCCTAGGTATACCTATGCGATGAACCTTAACCTCGGGTGGAAAGGCTTTAAGTTATATGCCCTGTTCCAGGGAGTAGGCAAAGTGGACGGTTACCTGAACTCCCATTATGTAATACCGGCTGTCAATTCAAGTGCCGTGAAAACCTGGCAATTGGATTATTGGACTGCTGACAATACAGATGCAGCATTTCCAAGGCTATCCACCACATCCACCAACAATACCCAGAATTCTACCTATTGGATGAAAAGTGCCTCATACCTAAGACTCAAAAACTTGCAAGTTGGCTATGAATTGCCCAAAAAATGGTTGGAGAAACTTAAAGTGGACAATGTCTACCTCTACGCAAATGGCCAGAACCTGTTTACCAAAACTGATTTTTGGCAGGGGTATGACCCTGAAGTAAACTACAATGCCAATGCCTCCGCCGGAGTTTCATTGGGAAGCGGTGCATACTATCCCCAAGTAAAAATGTATTCCTTAGGTCTAGACATTAAATTTTAA